The window CGTCTTCCTTGATGCCGCCCTTCCAGATGATCTCGACGCCGCCCTCGCTGGCCGCCCCCTGCTGGGCGCCGAAATGCACCGACTTCCAGAACAGATGGCTGGTTCCCTTGGGAATAACGGCGATGGTGAGCTTGCCCGATATCTTCAGGAGGCCGCGAGTATCGTCGCTGCTGTCGGGGCTGGTGGCGGGCTTGGTCGCCGGCTGCGTGGTGGCCGTTTTACCCGCTTTGGGCGTCGGCTCAGCGGGGCGCTCTTTCTTGCCGCAACCCATCGAGACCATCGCCATCGCCAAACACAGTGTGACATAGATCGACTTGCCCATGAGCCTTTCCCTTTCACAAGAGTCTTAAGAAATCATTCACCGCGGAGGTCGCAGAGATCGCGGAGGGGAGAGGGAAGACTGGAACAACGGAAGAATGGAATGACGGTGCCAAGTGCGGGCTGCATTCCATTATTCCATTATTCCACTATTCCATCGTCCCATCGTCGCTTCTTCCTCTGCGTCCTCTGCGTTCTCTGCGGTGAAATATAACAGGCAGAGGTGAGCACGTCTAGTCGAGTGAGACGAGCCCTTTTCGGACGGCGAACTTGACCAGGGTGGTCTGGTCGTGAATGTTGAGCTTGTGCATCAGGCGCATGCGGTGCGTGTCGACGGTTTTGACGGCCAGTTCCAGCGCCTGGGCGACCTGGCGGTTGGTCTTCCCCTCGGCGATCAATTGCAGCACCTGGCGTTCGCGCGTCGTCAGCAGATCGTAGGCGTCTTCGCCGCCGTTGGCGACCCGGTCGAGCACCGACCGGGAAATGCCCGGCCCCAGGTACAGCTCACCCCGGCCGACCGCGCGAATGGCCTCGACCAATTGCTCTGCCGCCGATTCCTTGAGCACGTACCCGCTGGCGCCGTATTCGATGGCACGGGCGATAAACTCTTCGTCTTCATGAATGGTCAGGATCAGCAC is drawn from Planctomycetaceae bacterium and contains these coding sequences:
- a CDS encoding response regulator transcription factor, with the protein product MVNGKIGVFFADDHAMIREGLVELVNRHSDLTVVGQCGDGMSVLDQVGKVNPDVAVLDITMPGLNGLDCCRELTRRDKNLGVLILTIHEDEEFIARAIEYGASGYVLKESAAEQLVEAIRAVGRGELYLGPGISRSVLDRVANGGEDAYDLLTTRERQVLQLIAEGKTNRQVAQALELAVKTVDTHRMRLMHKLNIHDQTTLVKFAVRKGLVSLD